A stretch of the Lineus longissimus chromosome 10, tnLinLong1.2, whole genome shotgun sequence genome encodes the following:
- the LOC135494381 gene encoding putative per-hexamer repeat protein 5 yields MIVAECNTLTSSATPSVLVAGPAGTGTYSSTGTGTYSSTGTGTYSSTGTNTYSSTGTGTYSSTGTDTHSSAGTGTYISTGTGTQSSTGTGTDTNTGTYKPTTSWSDTNTGTYRPTTSWGDTNTGTYKPTTSWSDTNTGTYKPTTSWSDTNTGTHRPTTSWSDTSTGTYKPTTSWSDTNTGTYRPTTSWSDTNTGIYRPTTSWSDTNTGTYRPTTSWSDTNTGTYKLTTSWSDTNTGTYRPTTSWSDTNTGTYKPTTSWSDTNTGTYRPTTSWSDTNTGTYRPTTSWSDTNTGTYRPTTSWSDTNTGTYRPTTSWSDTKSNTGTYRPTTSWSDTNTGTYRPTTSWSGTKSNTGTYRPTTSWTGTGTYRPTTYRPSSSVAPTQGPCDVLCMTLYDPVCANDGATYSNECAMNAAACKADTSLYVVYRGQCNLEKSTKPLAPRPTTASGENKLWESPKFCMSGSAFNTIAVPCNKTGEVCVSYKWNGVIDVFECRQTGFCQYGSPSQRCCCSECSEEVCNKDGPKCTGGDRACLDEGVTAAGGAGAAGPGLMTVVLVAFSLLMKLILY; encoded by the exons ATGATAGTTGCAGAAT GCAATACCCTTACAAGCTCCGCAACACCATCCGTGCTTGTGGCAGGCCCAGCTGGAACTGGTACCTACAGCTCAACTGGAACTGGTACCTACAGCTCAACTGGAACTGGTACCTACAGCTCAACTGGAACTAATACTTACAGCTCAACTGGAACTGGTACCTACAGCTCAACAGGAACTGATACCCACAGCTCTGCTGGAACTGGTACCTACATCTCTACTGGGACTGGTACCCAGAGCTCAACTGGAACTGGAAC cgacaccaacactggcacctacaagccgaccacctcctggagcgacaccaacactggcacaTACAGGCCGACCACCTCCTGGGGTGACACTaacactggcacctacaagccgaccacttcctggagcgacaccaacactggcacctacaagccgaccacctcctggagcgacaccaacactggcacccACAGGCCGACCACTTCCTGGAGCGACACCAGCACTGGCACCTACAAGCCGACCACCTCctggagcgacaccaacactggcacctacagGCCGACCACTTCctggagcgacaccaacactggcaTCTACAGGCCGACCACTTCctggagcgacaccaacactggcacctacaggccgaccacctcctggagcgacaccaacactggcacctacaagctgaccacctcctggagcgacaccaacactggcacctacagGCCGACCACCTCTtggagcgacaccaacactggcacctacaagccgaccacttcctggagcgacaccaacactggcacctacaggccgaccacctcctggagcgacaccaacactggcacctacagGCCGACCACCTCTTGGAGCGACACCAACACAGGCACCTACAGGCCGACCACCTCTtggagcgacaccaacactggcacctacagGCCGACCACCTCTTGGAGCGACACCAAATCGAACACTGGCACCTACAGGCCGACCACCTCctggagcgacaccaacacAGGCACCTACAGGCCGACCACCTCTTGGAGCGGCACCAAATCGAACACTGGCACCTACAGGCCAACCACATCTTGGACGGGAACTGGTACCTACAGGCCAACCACGTATCGCCCTTCAAGTTCAGTGGCACCAACACAAG GTCCGTGTGATGTTCTCTGCATGACCCTGTATGATCCGGTGTGCGCCAATGATGGGGCCACATACAGCAATGAGTGCGCGATGAACGCAGCGGCTTGCAAGGCCGACACCAGCCTGTATGTTGTCTACAGAGGACAGTGCAATC TGGAAAAAAGTACTAAGCCTTTGGCACCGAGACCAACAACGGCATCCGGCGAGAACAAGCTTTGGGAATCGCCAA aatTCTGCATGAGCGGCTCTGCATTCAATACGATCGCGGTTCCCTGCAACAAAACTGGAGAGGTCTGCGTG TCTTACAAATGGAATGGCGTTATAGATGTTTTCGAGTGCCGCCAAACGGGCTTCTGTCAGTACGGTTCGCCAAGCCAGAGATGCTGCTGTAGCGAGTGCTCGGAGGAGGTCTGCAACAAGGATGGACCCAAATGCACCGGCGGGGACAGGGCCTGCCTGGACGAGGGTGTCACTGCTGCTGGTGGCGCCGGAGCGGCCGGGCCCGGGCTGATGACAGTGGTTCTGGTTGCATTTTCGTTGCTGATGAAACTGATTTTGTATTGA
- the LOC135494596 gene encoding ADP-ribosyl cyclase/cyclic ADP-ribose hydrolase-like, with translation MERALAFLCCLGVALGAGTPKDIREVLIARCNAFQGNSAVKDAYGSSWKKRDCSKVADDFIQGFKNNNRCGVPDNAFDKVIQSAMQPMLPNKMTLWSGVHAQSKVLAKAEGLFTLEMGTLLGHMGDGLTFCGKKTPPGIDYASCPKWGECTSGGKDAVGVFWPAISKALATMARGVVRALLNGSGKCGRLPFRDESICASIELVYLNPKQVTKLEVLLVHLPGEKVVETCATGASIKSMKARVEKKGIAFSCIDDPKPIHDILCKGSPGAKGC, from the exons ATGGAGAGAGCTCTTGCTTTCTTGTGTTGCCTTGGCGTGGCTCTGGGGGCAGGCACTCCGAAAGACATACGGGAAGTTCTCATCGCGCGCTGCAATGCCTTCCAGGGGAACAGTGCAGTGAAAGATGCTTATGGGTCATCATG GAAAAAGCGCGATTGCAGCAAAGTAGCAGACGACTTCATCCAGGGCTTCAAGAACAATAACCGGTGTGGCGTCCCAGACAATGCGTTTGATAAGGTCATACAGTCCGCGATGCAGCCCATGCTTCCTAATAAG ATGACTTTGTGGAGCGGTGTTCACGCTCAATCGAAAGTCCTTGCTAAGGCCGAGGGACTCTTTACCTTGGAAATGGGCACATTGCTAG GCCATATGGGAGACGGGCTGACGTTCTGCGGCAAGAAGACGCCCCCAGGCATAGACTACGCCTCCTGCCCAAAATGGGGCGAATGCAccagtggcggaaaagacgccgTTGGGGTGTTTTGGCCGGCGATCTCGAAAGCG CTTGCCACGATGGCTAGAGGAGTAGTCCGGGCCCTTCTAAACGGGAGTGGGAAATGCGGCCGCCTTCCATTCAGGGACGAAAG TATATGCGCCTCCATTGAGCTCGTGTACCTCAACCCAAAACAGGTGACCAAGTTGGAAGTCCTGCTTGTTCACCTCCCAGGAGAAAAAGTGGT TGAAACCTGCGCCACCGGAGCTTCCATTAAAAGCATGAAAGCTAGAGTGGAGAAGAAGGGCATTGCCTTCAGCTGTATAGATGACCCCAA GCCCATCCACGACATCCTCTGCAAGGGAAGCCCAGGGGCAAAGGGTTGCTAA